In a genomic window of Pseudoliparis swirei isolate HS2019 ecotype Mariana Trench chromosome 20, NWPU_hadal_v1, whole genome shotgun sequence:
- the clasrp gene encoding CLK4-associating serine/arginine rich protein isoform X1, translating to MWQEARKHERKLRGMMVDYKRRGERRREYYEKIKKDPAQFLQVHGRAYKIHLDPAVAMAAESPVNMMPWQGDGNNMIDRFDVRAHLDYIPTYTPPLLSTSTSEQENEERKCNYERYRGLVQNDFANISEEQCLYQIYLDELYGGLQKPNEDEKKKLAEKKVSIGYTYEDSTVVEPDPESDKDGGHSESVSEEDEGIPDIDVEVDVDELKQEQVLDINKIATPYGMAEGDFVRMLRKDKEEVEAIKHAKALEAEKAMYSGRRSRRQRREFREKRLKGRQISPPSYARRDSPTYDPYKRHESESSSESRSRSPGPEKITFITSYGGSDDEAVAAAAAAAAAAAAVATAATAATAATLATAAVAAKAAATAKAAAAAAAAAATQTSGPHSGHVPSNLQHPAGHSRGSRRRRSSSSRSPSSSSSSRSSSQSTSRSSSRSRRTRRGRGGRDERRSRTRSRSRRRSRSHSRGRGGNGGAASWRRRDRTRSRSTDREREREREREREREKEREREKERERERDRDRDRRRQSARRRTRSRSSSRQGGSSKRGGRNSGGHRRADSGSRSPSQSPSHPDHSPSPDRGGLPSTNTVRDKLRKPDTPGGKETGAAKPKMTPQERLKLRMQKALNKQSKADKRAAQVKIQQQENKRQEREGELRAMARKIRMKERERREKERDEWERQYGRQSHSPSPSNYGREHNSHRRRSRSQSRSQSRSRSRSQSHSPHYRH from the exons ATGTGGCAAGAGGCCCGCAAACATGAGCGCAAGCTCCGTGGCATGATGGTTGATTACAAACGCCGAGGAGAGCGGCGGAGAGAGTACTACGAAAAGATC AAAAAAGATCCAGCTCAGTTTCTCCAAGTTCATGGCCGAGCCTACAAGATCCATCTGGATCCTGCTGTAGCGATGGCTGCAGAGAGCCCCGTCAACAT GATGCCATGGCAGGGAGATGGCAACAACATGATTGACAGGTTTGATGTCAGGGCTCACCTGGACTACATCCCCACCTACACACCTCCTCTGCTCAGCACCTC AACCTCGGAGCAGGAGAACGAGGAGAGAAAGTGCAATTATGAGCGATACAGAGGCCTCGTGCAGAATGACTTTGCAAACA TCTCTGAGGAGCAGTGTTTGTACCAGATCTACCTGGATGAGCTCTACGGTGGCCTGCAGAAGCCAAATGAGGACGAGAAGAAAAA ACTGGCTGAAAAGAAGGTCTCTATTGGTTACACGTATGAGGACAGCACTGTGGTGGAGCCAGACCCCGAGTCAGACAAAGATGGAGGACATTCAGAGAGTGTATCCGAAGAGGATGAAGGTATCCCAGATATTG ATGTGGAGGTTGATGTTGATGAGCTGAAGCAGGAGCAGGTGTTGGACATCAACAAAATTGCAACCCCATATGGAATGGCTGAAGGAGACTTTGTTAG GATGTTGAGGAAAGacaaggaggaagtggaggccaTCAAACACGCCAAGGCTCTGGAGGCAGAGAAGGCCATGTACTCT GGCCGGCGTTCCCGCAGACAAAGGAGAGAATTCAGAGAGAAGAGACTAAAAGGCCGACAGATCAGCCCACCAAG CTATGCAAGGAGAGACAGCCCAACATACGATCCCTATAAACG GCATGAGTCAGAGTCTAGCTCTGAGTCGCGCTCTCGCTCTCCCGGTCCAGAGAAGATCACCTTCATCACCAGCTACGGAGGCAGCGACGATGAAGCAGTCGccgcggcggcggcagcagcagcagcagccgccgctGTAGCGACGGCAGCAACAGCGGCAACAGCGGCAACATTAGCAACTGCAGCGGTAGCAGCGAAAGCAGCGGCGACAGCGaaagcagcggcggcggcggcggcagctgcaGCCACACAAACGAGCGGTCCTCACTCTGGACACGTCCCCTCCAACTTGCAACACCCTGCAGGTCATAGCAGGGGCTCCCG GAGACGGAGGTCCTCCTCCAGtcgctccccttcctcctcctcctcctcccgctcttCATCTCAATCCACTTCTCGCTCTTCCTCCCGTTCGCGGCGTACCCGACGGGGCCGCGGGGGAAGGGACGAGCGCCGATCCAGGACCCGATCGCGGTCGAGGCGGCGTTCCAGATCTCACTCCCGGGGTAGAGGAGGGAACGGAGGGGCCGCATCCTGGAGGAGACGTGACCGGACACGATCGCGCTCCACCGACcgagagagggagcgggagcgagagagggagcgggaacgagaaaaagagagggagcgggaaaaagaaagggagcgagagagagacagggaccgAGATAGGAGACGGCAGTCGGCACGCAGACGGACGAG GTCTCGCTCCAGCTCCCGGCAGGGGGGCAGCTCGAAGCGAGGCGGTCGGAACAGTGGAGGCCACCGGAGGGCGGACAGCGGCAGCCGCAGTCCCTCTCAGTCCCCCAGCCACCCCGACCACAGTCCCTCCCCTGACAGAGGAGGCCTGCCTTCTACCAACACTGTCCGTGACAAGCTAAGAAA gCCTGATACTCCGGGTGGTAAAGAGACGGGAGCTGCCAAA CCCAAGATGACCCCTCAGGAGCGGCTGAAGCTACGAATGCAGAAGGCGCTCAACAAGCAGT CCAAGGCGGATAAAAGAGCCGCTCAGGTGAAGATCCAGCAGCAGGAAAAcaaaagacag gagcgggagggagagctGCGAGCCATGGCACGCAAGATACGCAtgaa GGAGCGGGAGAGGcgtgagaaagagagggatgaatGGGAAAGACAGTACGGGCGACAGAGCCACTCGCCTTCTCCTTCCAATTATG GCCGAGAGCACAACTCACACAGAAG GAGGTCCCGGTCCCAGTCTCGATCTCAGTCCCGGTCTCGCTCCCGGTCCCAGTCCCACAGTCCACACTACCGGCACTGA
- the clasrp gene encoding CLK4-associating serine/arginine rich protein isoform X2: MWQEARKHERKLRGMMVDYKRRGERRREYYEKIKKDPAQFLQVHGRAYKIHLDPAVAMAAESPVNMMPWQGDGNNMIDRFDVRAHLDYIPTYTPPLLSTSTSEQENEERKCNYERYRGLVQNDFANISEEQCLYQIYLDELYGGLQKPNEDEKKKLAEKKVSIGYTYEDSTVVEPDPESDKDGGHSESVSEEDEGIPDIDVEVDVDELKQEQVLDINKIATPYGMAEGDFVRMLRKDKEEVEAIKHAKALEAEKAMYSGRRSRRQRREFREKRLKGRQISPPSYARRDSPTYDPYKRHESESSSESRSRSPGPEKITFITSYGGSDDEAVAAAAAAAAAAAAVATAATAATAATLATAAVAAKAAATAKAAAAAAAAAATQTSGPHSGHVPSNLQHPAGHSRGSRRRRSSSSRSPSSSSSSRSSSQSTSRSSSRSRRTRRGRGGRDERRSRTRSRSRRRSRSHSRGRGGNGGAASWRRRDRTRSRSTDREREREREREREREKEREREKERERERDRDRDRRRQSARRRTRSRSSSRQGGSSKRGGRNSGGHRRADSGSRSPSQSPSHPDHSPSPDRGGLPSTNTVRDKLRKPDTPGGKETGAAKVTQDDPSGAAEATNAEGAQQAVQGG, translated from the exons ATGTGGCAAGAGGCCCGCAAACATGAGCGCAAGCTCCGTGGCATGATGGTTGATTACAAACGCCGAGGAGAGCGGCGGAGAGAGTACTACGAAAAGATC AAAAAAGATCCAGCTCAGTTTCTCCAAGTTCATGGCCGAGCCTACAAGATCCATCTGGATCCTGCTGTAGCGATGGCTGCAGAGAGCCCCGTCAACAT GATGCCATGGCAGGGAGATGGCAACAACATGATTGACAGGTTTGATGTCAGGGCTCACCTGGACTACATCCCCACCTACACACCTCCTCTGCTCAGCACCTC AACCTCGGAGCAGGAGAACGAGGAGAGAAAGTGCAATTATGAGCGATACAGAGGCCTCGTGCAGAATGACTTTGCAAACA TCTCTGAGGAGCAGTGTTTGTACCAGATCTACCTGGATGAGCTCTACGGTGGCCTGCAGAAGCCAAATGAGGACGAGAAGAAAAA ACTGGCTGAAAAGAAGGTCTCTATTGGTTACACGTATGAGGACAGCACTGTGGTGGAGCCAGACCCCGAGTCAGACAAAGATGGAGGACATTCAGAGAGTGTATCCGAAGAGGATGAAGGTATCCCAGATATTG ATGTGGAGGTTGATGTTGATGAGCTGAAGCAGGAGCAGGTGTTGGACATCAACAAAATTGCAACCCCATATGGAATGGCTGAAGGAGACTTTGTTAG GATGTTGAGGAAAGacaaggaggaagtggaggccaTCAAACACGCCAAGGCTCTGGAGGCAGAGAAGGCCATGTACTCT GGCCGGCGTTCCCGCAGACAAAGGAGAGAATTCAGAGAGAAGAGACTAAAAGGCCGACAGATCAGCCCACCAAG CTATGCAAGGAGAGACAGCCCAACATACGATCCCTATAAACG GCATGAGTCAGAGTCTAGCTCTGAGTCGCGCTCTCGCTCTCCCGGTCCAGAGAAGATCACCTTCATCACCAGCTACGGAGGCAGCGACGATGAAGCAGTCGccgcggcggcggcagcagcagcagcagccgccgctGTAGCGACGGCAGCAACAGCGGCAACAGCGGCAACATTAGCAACTGCAGCGGTAGCAGCGAAAGCAGCGGCGACAGCGaaagcagcggcggcggcggcggcagctgcaGCCACACAAACGAGCGGTCCTCACTCTGGACACGTCCCCTCCAACTTGCAACACCCTGCAGGTCATAGCAGGGGCTCCCG GAGACGGAGGTCCTCCTCCAGtcgctccccttcctcctcctcctcctcccgctcttCATCTCAATCCACTTCTCGCTCTTCCTCCCGTTCGCGGCGTACCCGACGGGGCCGCGGGGGAAGGGACGAGCGCCGATCCAGGACCCGATCGCGGTCGAGGCGGCGTTCCAGATCTCACTCCCGGGGTAGAGGAGGGAACGGAGGGGCCGCATCCTGGAGGAGACGTGACCGGACACGATCGCGCTCCACCGACcgagagagggagcgggagcgagagagggagcgggaacgagaaaaagagagggagcgggaaaaagaaagggagcgagagagagacagggaccgAGATAGGAGACGGCAGTCGGCACGCAGACGGACGAG GTCTCGCTCCAGCTCCCGGCAGGGGGGCAGCTCGAAGCGAGGCGGTCGGAACAGTGGAGGCCACCGGAGGGCGGACAGCGGCAGCCGCAGTCCCTCTCAGTCCCCCAGCCACCCCGACCACAGTCCCTCCCCTGACAGAGGAGGCCTGCCTTCTACCAACACTGTCCGTGACAAGCTAAGAAA gCCTGATACTCCGGGTGGTAAAGAGACGGGAGCTGCCAAAGTCA CCCAAGATGACCCCTCAGGAGCGGCTGAAGCTACGAATGCAGAAGGCGCTCAACAAGCAGT CCAAGGCGGATAA
- the znf296 gene encoding zinc finger protein 296: protein MSRRKLGSRPQHLSAIQDVTEMANGATCSGDRPPPAPQVQAPGEGRDLLTCGQCSRAFPLAHILAFIQHKQGGCRSRNQDPSANATPPSPANQAQHSLGPAFIELRRGGPALGEEPGLKVKAEHGRAVTVEPSYFTCQQCEAVFPSAWALLKHAQHTHAFSIYQEDEDVRGGGRGGLKGHKSTTATLDPRHLSHALASAFQPSALRLSRSHQTPPPSTSSPSNTQALNFSVRLRELAEGNANHTGGSAGSLMPSPSSSPPAASPFSQTSALQSDFYCELCGQHFLSIHALSTHRRTHSCNRPYHCGVCGQAFAQSGQLARHIRGRHREAGGGGAGYEAVDMVVMEEDVGRHGMRGRLQMQPAGGVTGKGTGGAEVRAHGPSELDLSPPTHPSPASGLMLPTSQVRPPDRERLRLYQREGGAGGEEDAEGPGAPRHTSPCASPSEGSLESGETGGSGESGIASGNCTPKRPETGERARGVGEWENERGEVIERETEWSATKVSEVVHEWQRENERRSVGGGVSDGGNNNNNNNSNNSNITAGCAGKKKKDEACEYCGKQFRNSSNLTVHRRSHTGERPYRCGLCNYACAQSSKLTRHMKTHGAQGAKASFLCQLCSVPFTVYATLEKHLKKVHGLSHASVGAHAQASAAHTLAAIKAEETAVVVKMEEEDEASLDRIETERRVPSDVVKRMELEEGEERGPVAAADLPPESNAEVNLALTSVDI from the exons ATGTCCAGGCGCAAACTTGGAAGCAGACCGCAGCACCTGAGCGCAATTCAAG ATGTCACTGAGATGGCGAATGGCGCCACTTGCTCCGGCGACCGGCCTCCTCCTGCACCACAGGTCCAAGCTCCTGGCGAGGgtcgtgacctcctgacctgcGGCCAGTGCAGCCGGGCCTTCCCCCTCGCCCACATCCTGGCGTTCATCCAGCACAAACAGGGGGGCTGCCGCTCTCGAAACCAGGACCCGAGCGCCAACgccacgcccccctcccccgccaacCAGGCGCAGCACTCGCTCGGGCCGGCCTTCATCGAGCTGAGGAGAGGGGGCCCAGCTTTGGGGGAGGAGCCGGGCCTGAAAGTGAAGGCCGAACACGGCAGAGCAG TGACGGTGGAGCCCTCCTACTTCACCTGCCAGCAGTGTGAAGCCGTGTTTCCATCAGCATGGGCGCTCTTAAAGCACGCTCAGCACACACACGCCTTCAGCATCTACCAAGAGGACGAAgacgtgagaggaggaggaagaggagggcttaAAGGGCACAAGTCCACGACAGCCACTCTGGACCCTCGCCACCTGAGCCACGCCCTCGCCTCGGCCTTTCAGCCCTCCGCCCTGCGCCTCAGTCGCTCCCAtcagacaccccccccctccacctcctcccccagtAACACGCAGGCTCTGAACTTCTCCGTGCGGCTCCGGGAGCTCGCCGAGGGGAACGCCAACCACACCGGCGGCTCCGCCGGAAGCCTGATgccgtctccttcctcttctccaccaGCAGCTTCTCCCTTTTCTCAGACCAGTGCCCTCCAGTCCGACTTTTACTGCGAGCTGTGCGGCCAGCACTTCCTGTCCATCCACGCCCTGTCCACCCACCGCCGGACTCACTCCTGCAACAGGCCCTATCACTGCGGCGTGTGCGGGCAAGCCTTCGCCCAGAGTGGCCAGCTGGCCCGGCACATACGGGGCCGTCACCGGGAGGCCGGAGGCGGAGGAGCTGGGTATGAGGCGGTGGATATGGtcgtgatggaggaggatgtggggaGGCATGGGATGAGAGGGAGGCTCCAAATGCAGCCGGCTGGAGGCGTCACGGGAAAGGGAACGGGTGGTGCCGAAGTCAGAGCCCACGGTCCCTCCGAGCTAGACCTGAGCCCgcccacacacccctcccccgctTCAGGCCTGATGCTGCCGACCTCACAGGTCAGACCGCCCGACCGGGAGCGACTGAGGCTgtaccagagggaggggggcgcgggaggggaggaggatgcAGAGGGGCCGGGGGCGCCTCGGCACACCTCGCCCTGCGCCAGCCCCTCTGAAGGCTCCCTGGAGAGCGGAGAGACGGGGGGCAGCGGCGAGAGCGGCATCGCCAGCGGCAACTGCACGCCCAAGCGGCCGGAGACGGGCGAGAGGGCGCGGGGGGTCGGAGAGTGGGAGAACGAGAGAGGGGAAGTCATCGAGAGGGAGACGGAGTGGAGCGCCACCAAAGTCAGCGAGGTGGTGCACGAGTGGCAGAGGGAGAATGAGCGGAGGAGTGTCGGAGGAGGTGTCAGCGACggaggcaacaacaacaacaacaacaacagcaacaacagcaacattaCTGCTGGCTGCGCtggtaagaagaagaaggacgaggCCTGCGAGTACTGCGGCAAACAGTTCAGGAACAGCAGCAACCTGACGGTGCACCGCCGCAGCCACACGGGGGAGCGGCCGTACCGCTGCGGCCTCTGCAACTACGCCTGCGCCCAGAGCTCCAAGCTCACGCGCCACATGAAGACGCACGGCGCGCAGGGCGCCAAGGCCTCCTTCCTGTGCCAGCTGTGCTCGGTGCCCTTCACCGTGTACGCCACGCTGGAGAAGCACCTGAAGAAGGTCCACGGCCTGAGCCACGCCAGCGTGGGGGCGCACGCGCAGGCCAGCGCCGCCCACACGCTGGCCGCCATCAAAGCCGAGGAGACGGCCGTCGtggtgaagatggaggaggaggacgaggccaGTCTGGATCGgatagagacggagagaagagtTCCCAGCGACGTGGTGAAGAggatggagctggaggagggcgaggagcGCGGCCCGGTCGCGGCGGCTGATCTGCCGCCTGAGAGCAACGCGGAGGTGAACTTGGCGCTGACCTCTGTCGACATTTAA